Proteins found in one Chloroherpetonaceae bacterium genomic segment:
- a CDS encoding type IIL restriction-modification enzyme MmeI, which yields MDAKDIIITKKRKPICNIIEISFGSMPNDGGNFLFTDEEKNIFISKEPASKKLFRPLISAYEFLNGEKRWCLWLKDIEPRLLNDLELINERIENVRKHRSRSSRKSTQKLAQFPSLFGENRQPENEYVLIPRHSSENRKYIPMGFFDKNSIVSDSCLYIEGATHFHFGVLMSNLHMSWVKYICGRIKSDYRYSNELVYNNFPWPENPSEKQVKAIEDAAQKVMEARAAFPQSSLAVLYDPLTMPPQLVKAHQELDKAVDLAYRPQPFTSDANRMEFLFSLYEKYTAELFTEEKSGKSGKSGKRKGSAKNESLE from the coding sequence GTGGATGCAAAGGATATAATCATAACAAAAAAAAGAAAACCGATTTGCAATATTATAGAAATTTCTTTTGGTAGTATGCCTAATGATGGCGGTAATTTTCTTTTTACTGATGAAGAAAAAAATATTTTTATAAGTAAAGAACCAGCTTCAAAAAAATTATTTAGACCACTGATTAGTGCATACGAGTTCTTAAATGGTGAAAAAAGGTGGTGTTTGTGGCTTAAAGATATTGAACCTCGATTACTAAATGATTTAGAACTTATCAATGAAAGAATTGAAAACGTTAGAAAACATCGTTCAAGAAGTTCGCGAAAATCTACCCAAAAACTTGCCCAATTTCCATCACTTTTTGGAGAAAATAGACAACCAGAAAATGAATATGTATTAATACCTAGGCACTCATCTGAAAATAGAAAATATATTCCGATGGGTTTTTTTGATAAGAATTCGATAGTTAGCGATAGTTGTTTATACATTGAAGGAGCTACACATTTTCATTTTGGTGTTTTGATGTCAAATCTTCACATGTCTTGGGTGAAATACATTTGTGGTAGGATAAAAAGTGATTATCGCTATTCAAATGAATTAGTTTACAACAACTTCCCGTGGCCGGAGAATCCGAGTGAGAAGCAAGTGAAAGCGATTGAAGACGCGGCGCAGAAGGTAATGGAGGCGCGTGCAGCATTTCCGCAAAGTTCATTAGCCGTTTTATATGACCCGCTCACAATGCCGCCACAATTGGTAAAAGCGCATCAGGAATTGGATAAGGCGGTGGATTTGGCTTACCGTCCGCAGCCCTTTACGAGCGATGCGAATCGGATGGAGTTTTTATTCAGCCTTTACGAGAAATACACCGCCGAGCTTTTCACGGAAGAGAAAAGCGGTAAAAGCGGTAAAAGCGGGAAGAGGAAGGGAAGCGCAAAGAATGAATCTCTTGAATAA